The following are encoded in a window of Mycoplasmopsis bovis PG45 genomic DNA:
- a CDS encoding GIY-YIG nuclease family protein, with amino-acid sequence MDKNEIILMLKNVSTSPGVYLWKDAKQNVLYVGKAKNLRKRMLQYFDGAINSYKTNKLVSLIYDFDVYICKTNKEALLLEKAMIDRYNPEFNILLLDDRKYPYLKVQLLKDSLLINLSRKVNAKDSKNTFYYGPFPSGYGAKPILKLLQHETLYENGLLIKNKDYNFWINQFNKIKEILSFKNNNYINELTNKMHQAANNMQFELALFLRDGLTYLKKLKESQIIELSQYKNIDVFAYKTDEKLIFATVLFYRYGILINKVNLTIPLGLSVDESLRVFFEQFYEDKILPDNLIVQEELLNFDLNLSSEYKFISPKIGTNKKVLDLAILNLNDYYEKEHLVIKNQLDKASNMLDSLNKYLNLPKLKNIVVFDNSNINNINPVGVAIVYTNGIKNKSLYRKFNLEALNERSADVEYIKQSISKFFSSNKNTKDYDLVIADGGIQQVNEAKKTLKTLNINIPVIGLVKNEFHKTKALIDLDMNEIHINDLELYNYLVQIQVEVDRFAKSHFRNRQKISSLEGKLRNIKGLGPNMEQNLLNHFKSYAKIYDASVEELSKIVPLNIAKSIKNKDYE; translated from the coding sequence ATGGACAAAAATGAAATTATTTTAATGCTAAAAAATGTGTCTACTAGTCCTGGTGTTTATCTATGAAAAGATGCTAAACAAAATGTCTTGTATGTTGGTAAAGCAAAGAATTTACGCAAGAGAATGCTTCAGTATTTTGACGGCGCTATTAATTCATATAAAACTAATAAGTTAGTCTCACTTATATATGATTTTGATGTTTATATCTGTAAAACAAATAAAGAGGCATTGCTTTTAGAAAAAGCAATGATTGACAGATATAATCCTGAATTTAACATTTTGCTTTTGGATGATAGAAAATATCCGTATTTAAAAGTTCAGCTTCTAAAAGATTCATTACTTATAAATTTATCTAGAAAAGTTAATGCAAAAGATAGTAAAAACACATTTTACTATGGTCCTTTTCCTTCTGGTTATGGAGCTAAACCAATTTTAAAACTTTTGCAACATGAAACCTTATACGAAAATGGCTTGTTAATAAAAAACAAAGACTATAACTTTTGGATTAATCAGTTTAATAAAATTAAAGAAATTTTAAGTTTCAAAAACAATAATTATATTAATGAACTAACTAACAAAATGCATCAAGCAGCCAATAATATGCAATTTGAACTTGCATTATTTTTGCGTGATGGCTTAACATATTTAAAAAAGTTAAAAGAAAGTCAAATTATAGAGCTAAGTCAATATAAAAATATTGACGTATTTGCTTATAAAACAGACGAAAAATTAATTTTTGCTACAGTTTTGTTCTATCGCTATGGAATATTAATCAACAAGGTTAATTTAACAATTCCACTAGGTTTAAGTGTTGATGAATCACTTAGAGTTTTCTTTGAACAATTCTATGAGGATAAAATACTGCCAGATAATTTAATTGTACAGGAAGAACTTTTAAACTTTGATCTAAACCTATCAAGTGAATATAAATTTATTAGTCCCAAAATAGGAACTAATAAAAAAGTTTTAGACCTTGCTATTTTGAATCTAAATGATTACTATGAAAAAGAACATTTAGTAATAAAAAATCAGTTAGACAAAGCTAGTAATATGCTTGATTCCTTAAATAAATATTTAAATTTGCCAAAATTAAAAAACATTGTTGTTTTTGACAACTCAAATATTAATAACATTAATCCTGTCGGAGTTGCAATTGTTTATACTAATGGAATTAAAAACAAAAGCTTATATAGAAAATTTAATTTAGAAGCTTTAAATGAGCGCAGTGCTGATGTTGAATATATTAAGCAATCAATTTCTAAATTTTTTAGTAGCAACAAAAACACTAAAGATTATGACTTAGTTATAGCTGATGGCGGTATACAACAAGTTAATGAAGCTAAAAAAACGCTTAAAACGCTTAATATAAACATCCCTGTTATTGGATTAGTAAAAAATGAGTTTCACAAAACCAAAGCCTTAATTGACCTAGATATGAATGAAATTCATATTAATGACTTAGAACTATACAACTACTTAGTTCAAATTCAAGTTGAAGTTGACCGGTTTGCAAAGTCGCACTTTAGAAACAGACAAAAAATTAGTTCACTAGAAGGCAAACTAAGAAACATAAAAGGACTAGGTCCAAATATGGAACAAAATCTTTTAAATCACTTTAAAAGCTATGCAAAAATCTATGACGCTTCAGTTGAAGAATTATCAAAAATAGTTCCACTTAATATTGCCAAAAGCATTAAAAATAAGGATTATGAGTAA
- a CDS encoding thioredoxin, with translation MKKMLWKDAQNLYENHKYANHIFFILFVLDNDLNSRLMKEIVHKVEKHFDGYNGIIFIEVDAIEAELYQVPNNKFQVLQTPTFCIIKNKNIYNAGHNLYPKEIIIDWLQEAIN, from the coding sequence ATGAAAAAAATGCTTTGAAAAGATGCTCAGAATCTTTATGAAAATCACAAATATGCTAATCATATTTTTTTCATATTATTTGTTTTGGATAATGATCTGAACAGTAGATTAATGAAAGAAATTGTCCATAAGGTTGAAAAACATTTTGATGGCTATAATGGCATAATTTTTATAGAAGTGGATGCAATTGAAGCTGAACTATATCAAGTGCCAAATAACAAATTTCAAGTGTTGCAAACTCCAACATTTTGCATAATTAAAAACAAAAACATTTATAATGCTGGGCATAATTTGTATCCTAAAGAAATAATTATTGATTGATTACAAGAGGCTATAAATTAG
- a CDS encoding membrane protein: protein MKANYNKIINKIGISNIENNDSDKPLYFVKLNFGIELLKLIVFLFITAFFILLQYNNNFIVKSNKTDILRLIYLYTFGLTFGDLMILFLIGFYLTLILHWLSPFFKNKYLRWFYVHQKVNYLTLKKQTTIFIWTNLLVIAIIYHSVLLFYRVDLHTTIISKSEILDVFKKGWIYSFTNEGSILKAKFSKELPNASFNIGAYADTLLNLPVLLTFSPYLSWIIAFIIFSFSWLKLITISPREYIKNLRRSKNTMPAIQKFILKNKVGFYLSLQTKKIFELYALMADILKIEIYKTSLSTLHKNIKNNIELIVGHQNFIEFMSKNKSKKDLNASSQEEAYVIEEVEKTSFEPDLLISAVNPNSLLINDDLTTNQNKNLKTEFKSYSSEYNILNNEFSESENAQNRPLMLFYSHNENNTIFNVKSENIVNDETDLDTNAVTKTNNPNFNIDTVETIVDDNFLNDTCSLDVSSMHETENKNLNDTNINSNIEPNFLVNTTEVMYKDNDLESYETIELDKFDANSQVFNDDLIFDFNFENNTKNHSNNVHSKQTYSSSNDYNLWISPILSDNK from the coding sequence ATGAAAGCTAATTACAACAAAATCATTAATAAAATAGGTATAAGCAACATTGAAAATAATGATAGTGACAAACCATTGTATTTTGTAAAGCTCAATTTTGGAATTGAGCTATTGAAATTAATAGTTTTCTTATTCATTACTGCTTTTTTCATCTTGCTTCAGTACAATAACAATTTTATTGTTAAAAGCAATAAAACTGATATTTTAAGATTAATTTACCTATACACATTTGGTTTAACTTTTGGTGATTTAATGATTCTGTTTTTAATTGGCTTTTATTTAACCCTTATTCTCCACTGACTTAGTCCTTTTTTTAAGAATAAATACTTGCGTTGGTTTTATGTTCATCAAAAGGTTAATTATTTAACTCTTAAAAAACAAACTACTATTTTTATATGAACAAATTTATTGGTTATTGCAATAATTTATCATTCAGTTTTGCTCTTTTACCGTGTTGATTTACATACAACAATTATTTCCAAAAGCGAAATATTAGATGTATTTAAAAAAGGGTGAATTTACTCATTTACAAATGAAGGATCTATTTTAAAAGCTAAATTTAGTAAAGAATTACCTAATGCAAGTTTTAACATAGGGGCGTATGCTGATACATTGCTAAATTTGCCTGTTTTACTGACCTTTTCACCTTATTTATCATGAATAATAGCGTTTATTATTTTTAGCTTTTCATGACTAAAATTAATAACAATTTCCCCTAGAGAATACATAAAGAATTTAAGAAGATCTAAAAACACAATGCCAGCTATTCAAAAATTTATTTTAAAAAACAAGGTTGGGTTTTATTTAAGTTTGCAAACTAAAAAAATATTTGAGTTATATGCACTAATGGCGGATATTTTAAAAATTGAGATCTACAAAACTTCTTTATCAACTTTACATAAAAATATTAAAAACAATATAGAGTTAATTGTTGGCCACCAAAACTTTATTGAATTTATGTCTAAAAACAAAAGTAAGAAAGACTTAAATGCTTCATCGCAGGAAGAAGCATATGTTATAGAAGAAGTTGAAAAGACAAGTTTTGAACCTGATTTGTTAATTTCTGCAGTCAACCCTAATTCTCTTTTAATAAATGATGATTTAACTACTAATCAAAACAAAAATCTAAAGACTGAATTTAAATCATATTCTAGTGAATACAACATTCTAAATAATGAATTTTCTGAATCAGAAAATGCGCAAAATAGACCATTAATGCTGTTTTACAGCCATAATGAGAACAATACTATTTTCAATGTTAAATCTGAAAATATCGTAAATGACGAAACTGATTTAGATACTAATGCTGTTACAAAAACAAATAATCCTAATTTTAACATTGACACAGTTGAAACTATTGTTGATGATAACTTCTTGAATGATACTTGTTCTTTAGATGTTTCAAGTATGCATGAAACAGAAAATAAAAATTTAAATGATACTAATATAAATTCTAATATTGAACCTAACTTTTTAGTAAATACAACAGAAGTTATGTATAAAGATAACGACTTAGAATCTTATGAAACAATTGAATTAGATAAATTCGATGCTAATTCTCAAGTATTCAATGATGATTTAATATTTGACTTTAATTTTGAAAATAATACTAAGAATCATTCTAATAATGTCCATAGTAAGCAAACATATTCTAGCTCAAATGATTACAATTTATGAATAAGCCCAATTCTTTCGGATAACAAATAA
- a CDS encoding deoxyribonuclease IV, with translation MIKLGSHISFKAPNYLLGAAAESINNNANCMMIYLGAPQTTKRVSTEKYKYDEYLEKYSKLIAPSDIVVHAPYIVNPSSVSKNKFAIDFLVQEIEKMNYIGAKYLVLHPGSYTSFSIQESLDTFINSIKQILSRTKDVVICVETMAGKGTEVGINFDQINYFIRKIRSDRFAVCLDTCHVFDSGYDIRKYDEFKAEINKYNLLPHIKVIHLNDSKNDLGNHKDRHANIDKGYIGIDTLAKFVHDSDFDNIPIILETPWVDNKPIYDQEIKMLLEYKAK, from the coding sequence ATGATTAAACTAGGAAGTCACATTTCATTTAAGGCTCCCAATTATTTATTAGGTGCAGCTGCTGAATCAATTAATAATAATGCTAACTGTATGATGATCTATTTAGGTGCTCCTCAAACAACCAAAAGAGTATCTACAGAGAAATACAAGTATGATGAATATTTAGAAAAATATTCAAAATTAATCGCACCAAGTGATATTGTTGTTCATGCACCTTACATTGTCAATCCTTCTAGTGTAAGTAAAAATAAATTTGCAATTGATTTTTTGGTTCAAGAAATTGAAAAAATGAATTACATTGGAGCTAAATACCTGGTGCTTCATCCTGGATCATATACTTCCTTTTCAATTCAAGAATCATTAGATACATTTATTAATTCAATAAAGCAAATACTAAGCAGAACAAAAGATGTTGTTATATGTGTTGAAACTATGGCTGGAAAAGGCACTGAAGTAGGTATCAATTTTGACCAAATCAATTATTTTATACGCAAAATCAGAAGCGATAGATTTGCTGTGTGTTTAGATACGTGCCATGTTTTTGACTCAGGCTACGATATAAGAAAATATGATGAATTCAAAGCTGAAATTAATAAATATAATTTATTGCCACATATCAAGGTAATTCATTTAAATGATTCAAAAAATGACCTAGGTAATCATAAAGACAGGCACGCTAATATAGATAAAGGATATATAGGAATAGATACCCTTGCTAAATTTGTGCACGATTCTGACTTTGACAATATTCCTATTATTTTAGAAACTCCTTGAGTTGACAACAAGCCTATTTATGATCAAGAAATAAAAATGTTGCTTGAGTATAAAGCAAAATAA
- a CDS encoding HAD hydrolase family protein, producing MNIENNKTYFIDLDGTLFDKKVGDRISHKNLSAMLLVKNFANIVISTGRSYSDKHVMHTMHRLGITDAICSSGAEIYIDNVRKYAFFIDTEILPMIVDFARNNKLMLVIFDQNGESIYLQRSIERFLINFFASSKFHIISTFKKLNITNHINITKIALVVKNKFTVNKVLAKLDALFGQYCNFHLASANYVIEVTSIKTNKGLATSLYMQDKQMDPEDTVHIGDSDSDFTTRPFVGHLVAMKNGTSKLKSAADEIAPKSKNGGIWKYFINKGKNKKDN from the coding sequence ATGAATATTGAAAACAATAAAACATATTTCATTGATCTAGATGGCACACTGTTTGATAAGAAAGTTGGAGATAGAATTAGTCATAAAAATCTCTCAGCAATGCTCTTAGTTAAAAATTTTGCCAATATAGTTATAAGTACTGGCAGAAGCTATTCTGATAAACATGTTATGCATACAATGCATAGGCTAGGCATAACAGATGCAATATGTTCTTCAGGCGCTGAAATATATATTGATAATGTCAGAAAATATGCTTTTTTTATCGATACTGAAATACTACCAATGATTGTTGATTTTGCCAGAAATAACAAATTAATGCTAGTTATTTTTGACCAAAACGGTGAATCAATTTACTTACAAAGATCTATAGAAAGATTTTTAATTAATTTCTTTGCTTCGTCTAAATTTCACATCATAAGCACATTCAAAAAATTAAATATTACAAACCATATCAACATTACAAAAATTGCCTTAGTTGTCAAAAATAAATTTACAGTTAATAAGGTTTTGGCCAAGTTAGATGCTCTTTTTGGCCAATACTGTAATTTTCACCTAGCCAGCGCAAACTATGTAATTGAAGTAACATCAATTAAAACAAACAAGGGATTAGCCACTTCACTTTATATGCAAGATAAGCAAATGGATCCCGAGGATACAGTTCACATCGGTGACTCTGATTCAGATTTTACAACCAGGCCATTTGTTGGACATTTAGTTGCAATGAAAAACGGCACTAGTAAACTCAAAAGTGCTGCTGATGAAATAGCTCCAAAAAGCAAAAATGGTGGAATTTGAAAATATTTTATTAACAAAGGCAAGAACAAAAAGGATAACTAA
- a CDS encoding hexose phosphate transporter → MNQKIHEWSQKHKVAYGFIIWGFISFAYLLFIANWGFTVGLGGKGFVNGKATPGFLGHFQIVPDASFQFKNTAANWAITFGRGLGSVAVAFLLARIFHKWSTFIAIAMCLVGVPAQFMPGNGGGYVGFIVLRTIMAIGGTMLIILTQPVVANFFGPKQKALISQFGIWFYPLGTIISIIPFVILGQNVESLQKNWVLVFTILGALSIIPLIVIGIFGTKFDAPVKSTDPNAPKVAKRSGFAILGDYLKKKSTYAWILLYGGWLAIAVFPTALTHVIWPNMANIPAEILPQLQKIAKIWQVIFLAAVFVGPISIGLWSRFNLKRRWFVGMIISLAVLFFVLSTIVFVYGVAKDQGAYFAASELGASSAKYYVALVFLYIFGFLTGLCTWGIQGVMLNLPHEYADRDPKTIGWMFSLIWGFGYIFYTIIFIIISVVPMSTSISKPTAALIQTIIIVVTTLIALGGVVMLKEPRDDAKTFPWQKSVATEQK, encoded by the coding sequence ATGAATCAAAAAATTCATGAATGATCTCAAAAGCATAAAGTAGCATATGGCTTTATCATTTGAGGTTTTATTTCATTTGCATACTTACTATTTATAGCTAACTGAGGATTCACGGTTGGGCTAGGCGGTAAGGGTTTCGTAAATGGAAAAGCTACCCCTGGATTTTTGGGACATTTTCAAATTGTTCCAGATGCAAGTTTCCAATTTAAAAATACAGCGGCAAACTGAGCCATAACCTTTGGTCGTGGTTTAGGTTCAGTAGCTGTTGCATTCCTATTAGCAAGAATATTCCACAAATGATCAACATTTATTGCGATTGCAATGTGTTTAGTTGGTGTTCCAGCTCAATTTATGCCTGGAAATGGTGGTGGATATGTAGGCTTTATTGTTCTAAGAACTATAATGGCAATTGGTGGTACAATGTTAATTATTCTAACTCAACCAGTTGTTGCTAACTTCTTTGGCCCAAAACAAAAAGCCTTGATTTCACAATTTGGAATTTGATTCTACCCATTAGGTACAATTATTTCAATTATTCCATTTGTTATTCTCGGTCAAAACGTTGAATCATTACAAAAAAACTGAGTTCTTGTATTCACAATTTTAGGTGCGCTATCAATTATTCCTTTAATTGTAATTGGAATATTTGGCACTAAATTTGATGCTCCTGTTAAATCAACAGATCCAAATGCACCTAAAGTTGCAAAAAGAAGTGGTTTTGCAATTCTTGGTGACTACCTAAAGAAAAAATCAACCTATGCATGAATTTTATTATATGGTGGTTGATTAGCTATTGCTGTATTCCCAACAGCACTAACACATGTTATCTGACCAAATATGGCTAATATACCAGCTGAGATATTACCACAACTACAAAAAATTGCTAAGATTTGACAAGTTATTTTCCTAGCTGCGGTCTTTGTTGGCCCTATCTCAATAGGTCTATGATCAAGATTCAATCTTAAGAGAAGATGATTTGTTGGTATGATTATCTCACTAGCTGTTCTATTCTTTGTTTTATCTACAATTGTCTTTGTTTATGGTGTTGCAAAAGACCAAGGTGCATATTTTGCAGCTAGTGAATTAGGTGCTTCAAGCGCTAAATATTATGTTGCATTAGTATTCTTATACATCTTTGGTTTCTTAACTGGTTTATGTACATGAGGTATCCAAGGCGTTATGCTTAACCTACCTCACGAATATGCTGACAGAGATCCAAAAACAATTGGTTGAATGTTTAGTTTAATTTGAGGTTTTGGCTACATCTTCTACACAATAATATTCATTATTATTTCTGTAGTTCCAATGAGCACAAGTATTTCAAAACCAACAGCAGCATTAATTCAAACAATTATAATTGTTGTAACAACACTAATTGCTCTTGGTGGCGTTGTTATGCTTAAAGAACCTCGTGATGATGCTAAGACTTTCCCATGACAAAAGTCAGTTGCAACAGAACAAAAATAG
- a CDS encoding MSC_0775 family lipoprotein, with the protein MKSRKIKALFISQAVGFSALIPVLSARCNDPKNNSEVIIYQRNANSDKTTEQFEKYNQVNLLSNIKDYFDKHEHLNLISYKGGGKPETVEYSLMMQNNYMSKYINFDTEAFKAIVKKELKLSDKLLSRLKFSYDYNNVTRDPGNNYDVLFKVKVGLPLESNDKSKYESGLYSQQIIDFRIKNVKVKDNDKPFADALKPYDQKIQALTSQDFEVKLENIDDELKQAITKYGIHQLSSKQYEKLLKFSSAKLDEILKDNDKELEIPVGSKKEKYTLKFNKFIEDVVLNDGSLSNAKAKIRIAASLFDSKKKSTVWESGKTVYGLFTVPKEQKLISDLQLAELIDVHTIGNIEHNSDLSTLTKGNLFINVKDANIEKVEIDKITTQDFRNATVTLNVKLKNSQELVKVEKHLGVGRYSLLFDKQFTKQNIKAPAFATEGITTKNLPSIDKTFFGHYNSQLFSGGYASARAFYADNVVEPKYVHIGEDYIAPDFQPVLAPYDGQIVAAYELTTKVVATGVGTVVVIKIPVANLDWSPKEKEIYLNGNNEHIYMSFLHLDAGKTLNNTSLGWQSETVTLGKRTIKVVPTVSADTPTEVKKGQIIGFLGTQDTNGGWMAHAHVNLYTNRNFWLSPNHFNKESKQSNIDKRVKEYKKTDKNKKITYRIVGNAGVEVFLNPKAVHEVDPKTGLLLKDGKGKPKALKELRTYVDNISMLSKEQSKGYADPNLVYKLRDSKTFAFGIEDLFELNK; encoded by the coding sequence ATGAAATCTAGAAAAATCAAAGCATTATTTATTTCACAAGCAGTTGGCTTTAGTGCATTAATTCCAGTTTTATCTGCAAGATGTAATGATCCTAAAAATAATTCTGAAGTTATCATATATCAACGTAATGCTAATTCTGATAAAACGACTGAACAATTTGAAAAATATAATCAAGTTAACTTACTTTCAAATATAAAAGATTACTTTGATAAACATGAACATTTAAATTTAATATCATATAAGGGAGGGGGCAAGCCTGAGACAGTTGAATATAGTTTAATGATGCAAAACAACTATATGAGTAAGTACATCAATTTTGATACTGAAGCTTTCAAGGCAATTGTTAAAAAAGAACTAAAACTAAGCGACAAGTTGCTAAGTAGGCTTAAATTCTCATATGACTATAACAACGTTACACGTGACCCAGGAAATAATTATGATGTTCTATTCAAGGTTAAAGTTGGCCTTCCGCTAGAATCAAATGACAAAAGCAAATATGAAAGTGGCTTATACAGCCAACAAATCATAGACTTTAGAATCAAAAATGTAAAAGTCAAAGATAATGATAAACCTTTTGCTGATGCATTGAAGCCTTATGATCAAAAAATTCAAGCTTTAACTAGTCAAGACTTTGAAGTCAAGCTAGAAAATATTGATGATGAATTAAAACAAGCTATTACAAAATATGGCATTCATCAACTAAGTTCGAAGCAGTATGAAAAGTTATTAAAATTTTCTAGTGCTAAATTAGATGAAATATTAAAAGACAATGACAAAGAATTAGAAATACCTGTTGGTAGCAAAAAAGAAAAATATACGCTTAAATTCAATAAATTCATTGAAGATGTTGTGCTAAATGATGGCTCACTATCAAATGCTAAAGCAAAAATTAGAATTGCTGCTTCATTGTTTGACAGCAAGAAAAAGTCTACTGTTTGAGAATCAGGAAAAACAGTTTATGGCTTATTTACAGTACCTAAAGAGCAAAAATTAATTAGCGACTTGCAGTTAGCTGAATTAATTGATGTACACACAATTGGTAACATTGAGCACAATAGTGATCTGTCAACTTTAACAAAAGGCAACTTATTTATTAACGTAAAAGATGCAAATATTGAAAAAGTTGAAATTGATAAAATTACAACTCAAGACTTTAGAAATGCAACTGTTACTTTAAATGTTAAACTTAAAAACTCGCAGGAATTAGTTAAAGTTGAAAAACATCTTGGTGTAGGTAGATACTCATTGCTTTTTGATAAACAATTTACAAAACAAAATATTAAAGCTCCTGCTTTTGCTACTGAAGGAATAACAACTAAAAACTTACCAAGTATTGATAAAACCTTTTTTGGTCACTATAATTCACAACTATTTTCAGGCGGATATGCTTCAGCAAGAGCTTTCTATGCTGATAATGTAGTTGAGCCCAAATATGTGCACATTGGTGAAGACTATATTGCACCAGATTTTCAACCAGTCTTGGCTCCTTATGACGGACAAATTGTTGCTGCTTATGAACTTACAACTAAGGTGGTGGCTACTGGTGTTGGTACTGTTGTTGTTATTAAAATTCCTGTTGCTAATTTAGATTGAAGTCCAAAAGAAAAAGAAATCTATCTTAATGGCAACAATGAACATATTTATATGTCATTCTTGCACTTAGATGCCGGTAAAACCTTAAATAACACTAGTTTAGGCTGACAATCAGAAACAGTAACATTGGGCAAGAGAACAATTAAGGTTGTCCCAACTGTGTCTGCTGATACACCTACTGAGGTCAAAAAAGGCCAAATTATAGGCTTTTTGGGAACTCAGGACACTAATGGTGGATGAATGGCACATGCCCATGTTAACTTATACACAAACAGAAATTTCTGACTTTCTCCAAATCATTTTAACAAGGAATCAAAACAATCAAACATTGACAAAAGAGTTAAGGAGTATAAAAAAACTGATAAGAATAAAAAAATAACATACAGAATTGTCGGCAATGCTGGTGTTGAAGTTTTTTTAAACCCTAAAGCCGTTCATGAAGTAGATCCAAAAACTGGTCTTTTACTAAAAGATGGAAAAGGAAAACCTAAAGCTTTAAAAGAACTTCGTACATATGTTGACAACATATCAATGCTAAGCAAGGAACAATCTAAAGGTTATGCAGATCCTAATCTTGTTTATAAATTAAGAGATTCAAAAACATTTGCTTTTGGTATAGAAGATTTATTTGAACTTAATAAATAA
- a CDS encoding MAG4940 family membrane protein, translated as MTNLPGSALRKFWNPTAFAFEFLTVLFLVFFVFTWMFLSFLSKKNKSKIFLSVGYTIATALAFFLPWAFASIGSKLPVYPMLNPLVVIFQSFLRGFGKTGQVVGDNNLIGSPLWQGMPYIFGAQILGGFAGFALFIGLFYSFKAMFKTNVDYEWLKSFKLSNLFAKEQHSTLGKFSAKEALFITMLIALLPFSAMIDTTNYQLNHFQIKLIELLVVGIIIFISSYFDFFAFHLIFPLIELVVKTALLVKSNNENKNENLKAYLQSLYRFLIVLALTIIIPIIIAFIAIGIKSKTGVIISVS; from the coding sequence ATGACAAATTTACCCGGATCGGCTTTAAGAAAGTTTTGAAATCCAACTGCTTTTGCATTTGAATTTCTTACTGTGCTTTTTTTAGTGTTTTTTGTGTTTACTTGAATGTTTTTGTCTTTTTTGTCTAAAAAGAACAAAAGCAAAATATTTTTATCAGTTGGTTATACCATTGCAACTGCCTTAGCATTTTTCTTGCCATGAGCATTTGCAAGTATAGGATCAAAATTACCTGTTTATCCTATGCTTAACCCATTAGTTGTTATTTTTCAAAGCTTTCTTCGTGGCTTTGGAAAAACAGGTCAGGTAGTTGGTGATAATAATTTAATTGGTTCACCATTATGACAAGGTATGCCTTATATTTTTGGGGCACAAATATTAGGTGGTTTTGCTGGATTTGCCTTATTTATAGGCTTATTTTACTCATTCAAAGCTATGTTCAAAACTAACGTTGACTATGAATGATTAAAATCATTTAAGCTATCAAATTTATTTGCTAAAGAGCAACATTCAACTTTAGGCAAGTTTAGCGCAAAAGAAGCATTATTTATTACAATGCTTATAGCTTTATTACCTTTTAGCGCAATGATAGATACAACCAACTATCAACTAAATCATTTCCAAATAAAATTAATTGAGTTGCTTGTAGTAGGAATTATTATTTTTATAAGCTCATACTTTGACTTTTTCGCATTCCATTTAATTTTTCCATTAATCGAATTAGTCGTTAAAACAGCCTTATTGGTGAAAAGCAACAATGAAAATAAAAATGAAAATCTAAAAGCATACTTACAATCTTTATATAGATTTTTAATTGTTTTAGCTCTAACAATTATTATTCCAATTATAATTGCATTTATTGCAATTGGAATTAAGAGTAAAACAGGTGTTATTATTTCAGTGTCATAA